Below is a genomic region from Hevea brasiliensis isolate MT/VB/25A 57/8 chromosome 3, ASM3005281v1, whole genome shotgun sequence.
tatattttatcttatttctatttaatatcaattattctcAATATGTAGTCTTTCTCTAAATTACaatatttaattaacattttCATTAATTCTCCTAGCTAAGATAACATCATTTGCAAATGACATTCCCCATAACATATTATAACATAttaatcataaaaaattaaattttaattataagtaaTTCCTGTTTACATATTAATTATATCGtaattttaaataatagttaATAATATATCTTTTTAtagaataattataaataaaaaaaatatatacaatattatgaaacacaataattaatataaatatttttataaataaattaactcACAATTTTATTTAACAAGCGTATGTACGAGTTGGTTTAATGAGCTTAATCATAGACTTATAATGGAGTCAATTATCGAAAGCatgtttaataaattaattcacacacttattaaaaaataaaatataatttacaaaTCTTAATAAAAATATTGACAAATTTGAATTtaacatatttaaaaattaaatttcaactaAACATATTTAAAAATAAGATGAACATTTATTTGCGTTTAATTGAACTTTTATCCAATCGAGTCTCATAAATAATTTTGGAGCGATTCGAGTCATTTACCGTCCTGATTTTGGGCATTTTGAGGCGAGTCTGATGCTGTGGTTTCTTGAGATGAGTCCTGACATGGTACCATCTTCTCTTGCAAAAACAGCCAACCTTATATCTGCACCTCACAAGGAGCTTTGTCATTTAGGCATTCCTTAATATTTCGATATTGAAGTATTTGCCCTCTTATATCTCATCATTGTTTTTCTATTTTTGGCACTAGTTTTGACCCATTCTACGTTACAGGGTGTAAGTTCTTTTTAATACATTGATTACTTGTCTCTCTGCTGGCGCCAATTAGGATCATTTGCCAACTATGATTTCTGCTTCTGCAATTATGAGCGAGATTTAGATATATGCCATTAAACAATAGAATAGGCCctcaaccatttttttttttccttttccaatAATTTAGTTTTGCCTAAATTTAGTTTTCGTTTACTTCTGTATATCGTTGAAAGTTTTtgcacaataataattaaaattttaattaaattacttaaattaaaaaaaatactactTAATTAACTGAATTaccttttatttcatttaattaagagataaaaatgaagGTAATAAAATGAGttttaagaaattataaaaataattattacatttaataaggataagaaaaaaaattaaaaagattgaTTAGTACtccttgatttttttaaaatgataGATGAATTTGAATAAGATAACtcctaaaaaatataaataaaagtgGAATAAATTTCTCTAATAGTCACCCAactctattaattattttatttcattcatcatattttaatttgtttcaataaaatcattatttatttttttttattcactaGAAGTCTCTAATGAACCTCTTTTATCATGTGTTTTAGATgattttaaatcataaaaaatttatctctttattagattaaattaaaaaattaaagggaaaaaataaattttatctccaTGCTGTATATTACAATCACTAATCCTTATTTTTAAacctaaaaaactaaaaaaagaaataaatttaagactaacctgataaatatataattttttttatataatttaaggtCACATAAAACATATTgcataataattttatcaaaaattttattgaatttgatttttaataaaaaaaataagtaattttattaaaataaattaaagtatgataactaaaataaaataatagactTGCATCTATTGAAGACTAGCTACCTAATGAAGCTCTATATATTGTTTTGATGTTGCATGTCCAACAAATATTTTAGGTATCTAACCTCGTGTTGAAATCATTTGACCCAGGccataattaatattattgataaattttataatagattttatttttaataactgTACTCAATTATTATACTAACAATTTAGATGAAAATTTATCGCAATTTAATTGGGATAATCATTTTgaaaacaaaattaaataattttaattatatgaaTTAAAGTTTAGTGATCATTATTCTAATATTAGTGATAATTTCCCTGATTATAAATCAAAATGTGAAAGATTCACATGGTCAAAGACCAGAACTAACGTAACTAACCCGACAACAATCGAATTTCCCTCGTCTTAGACCGGCGCACTTGCTCTGCTGAGGCAGTAAGCCAATAGTTATTGACCACGTCACCTAAAAGTATTAATCATATTTACACAATGGCCCTTTCCGTAATCCCTCAAGCACTCCCATTGGTCTAAATGGCACAACTGCTCAAAGCTGAAGTACTGCATAGTGCATGCACATATGCAAGGTCAAACCGCAGGCGGTGTCTCACAACTACTAGTCTTTTGAAAGAGAGAAGACTGATTGGTAACCTTGGTTTCCTCACCTTCCGCTCCATGGCCTCTTCTCGACAGAGACTCCAAGGTATGTACATTGCTGTATCAATCTTTTTCCATCTaggattagggttagggttttcagGTCTTTCTTATCAATCTCTAATCATATCTTTATCTCACTTTTGATCTTCTTTACTCTCTTTAGAATGGCACAAGCAGGGCAAAGTTCAGCTCCTTCTTCTTCAGTTGGTAGGGATTCTGGAGCTACTGCCTCTCCTTCTGTTTATTCTTCCGTCAATGGAGAATCTTCTGGCGCTGCGTCATCGTCTTATTCTGGTGCTCGCGAAGAAGTGCACCAATTTGGAGAGTTAGAGTCGGAGCAGCAACACATTGGTCTATTTCGACGAAATTTTCTTGACTTCGATGATGCATCACCGATTAGAGATGATACTTGGTCTTGTGTTATTGTTGTCTTCACTTTTTGGTTCTTCGGTTGGTatttttaggatttttttttaagTGTGTGATAGAAGTAATTGATTCTCAGTCGTGCATTTTCAGATTGGCTAGTAGACcacattttttaattattttattgttgAATTTGCTTGTTATTTTCATAATTTGACCATGAACTGTTGATTTTTCAGTATCAATGACTCTGATTTTGGGAGTCTATGGTTCTGTGAGTATAATCATAGGACCCAATACCTCAGCTCTTATTCAAACGAGTCCCTTTTTTGTGCAGTCTGTAAAGGTAAAATTTCCTTTTCATTCGTAGTTCTTTTTGATGTTTTATCATAATCTTTCAGTAATTTGGATAGGCTCTCACTAGGTGGAAGAGGTGGATAGTAATAATCCTGAGCTAATTCTATATGGATTTTATAAATCTCCATCACTTGATGTTGTGAAGTCCTGGACCAAATCTGTTAATGTCTCTGTTCCAGCAGATTCCCATAAGGCAAGTTTAATTTTCAGATAATGTTGCCTGCAATATGTCAACCCAATTCTGCTATGAATGTATTTTAGATGTTCGTAATGATAAGATATAGACTATGAATCATTTTATCTTTTCAGGAGTGGATATATTTCCTGAATAAGGgatctcaaataaatatttcataCCATGTGAACTCCCCGAGCTCATCGCTTTTTCTTGTAATTGCCCAAGGTACTTTTAGAACTTCATTAGTAGATATTCTTTGCAAAATCATCTCTTTACCTTCCCTTTTTTTTCCTCTTCCTCATAGTAGTCATTTGTATATACTCTTAAGATTGCATACAAAAGCATCAAGTCATGGAAATTGAAGGCTTGTTTCTTTTTTTCAAGCATAAAGTTTGGGCAAAATACATATTCTTACTGAATGCATGTGAAAGCATCATATTCACGGAAATTGAATGCCTtcatttttttaatctttttctgtATGCAGTTCGGAATTTGGATGTATTTTTATATCCCAATGAAACATGTAAGAGTACTGTAGCTATCCTAATGAATAATTTTAAGCAGAGAAAGCCGGAAATTGTGATATTTCTTAAGCATTAAGACTATATGTTCTTATATAGGTTCTCATTGCTTCTATTGGCAACTGACTCTCACAAATATGTTGTAGACGACACAGTCACACAAGTAAAGTGAAGCTAACAATGGAAGGCAACCTTCTAAATTTTCTGTTGATTCACCTTTAATCACTTATCTGATTTTATAATGCTGACTGCTTCTTAATCATTGCCCACAATGACATATAAGATAGCTGATTTATTCGTCCCACGTGATCAAGATTCATGAACATTGATGTTGATTTTTGCTGATAAGAAATTGTTACTTTGCCTATATTCGTTGATGATGGGACAGAAATCATGAACATTTGAATGTGAGCAATTACTCCTATAGTAGGTGGACCTGTAAGAATAcaaaaatttccttaatttatagCCATAATAGATATGCATGCATTATGTCAACAAATCACTATAAACTCATACCACAACTGCTCAGAGTTTGCTGCCGGACTGAACTTTCTCCATGCATCTTTATTTTTGTCAATATAATGGCTTTCTTCAGTTTAATTGAGTATTCAGCTCTATGTATGACCTCATTGTCAATATTATTATACCATCCAAGTTTCCTATATTTCCATCTTCTTCCTTTATATATTTTCATCTTTTTCCTTATGTATTTTGTGCAATGGCCATTCTACATAACTGCATGCTTTACATTTTTTATTGTATGAGCAAGCTTAACATAATTGCGAAAAAAGATTCAGCATCTTTAGAATTCAATGTTCATATtgtaaaattttccaaaatttattCTTTTAACTTGTATAAATTAATTGGCTTTTGGATTTTATTTCCATAATATTCTGAAGTGTAAATTGCAGGGAGTGAAGGCCTTTCTGAATGGCTCGAGGACCCGACATATCCAAACACCACTTTATCATGGAATGTCATTCATGGTAAGATAGAAGTTGAGAAGAATGCATGTTCATTTATTTTAACTTTTTTAATgacattattaattttttttttcatgcagGAAGTGGTATTATCCACCAGGAAATACTGAAATCTTCAACTTATTATGTTGCAGCAGGGAACTTGAACTCAGAGGATGTAGAGGTAATTGCAGAAAACAGCCCACCTACTTTTGTTTTATTAATTGGTTTCTTCATCTTGCAGGAATGTTGCTCAAACATTTAATACAATTGGGTCATAAACATCTTGTTTCTTTCTTATATTGCCAACCACAAAAAGAAAAAAGTGTTTCTTTGGCTTCCACatatgtgattttgggttatggaAGGGCCTAAATAAGATGAATTTGCAAGAGACAAAAACCTTAGGTCTCCAAAGGCTTTTATTATTGTAATTTCTGCTGATTTACAAAGCAAACCACACATACAAGAAAACCCAATTCCAACTTGAACCACACAAAACTTATAATTTGATACAATAATGAAGGAACATAAGAACCCATACAGTATATAAGAAATCTTTGTTTTGTCAATATAAGAAATTACTCATTCAAATATTTGTTCAATGCACTTATTCTGCAGTCTGTGTTGACAAATTGGAGAGCTTTTATATTATTTGGAACTGAAAAGTTTGGTTCCATTTCCCAAACTAAGCCTTTGTCTGAAGGTTAGCCTTTTAGTTATGGAAGTGCTCCTGCACTGCAATTCAAAGTAACCCTACTGTAAAGCCAGAGTGAGGAAAAAGTGGGAGCTAGATTGGCAGAGCAGTGAAACTTTAGGCCCAGGCTATGTGTCTTCATTTgtataaaaatcatgaaaaacaaaaataaattatgatgtgTCTATGTATATATTGCAGATATCACTTATTCGTGTATGTTGATGTAGCACTCATGAAACTTTTTTGTACCTCTAAAGATGGGAACGTGAGGAGACAAATGGTTATGTTCATTAGCTTGGAATTTATCTTGTTTGCAACTTGTAGCCCAGcccaaattcaaatttaaatttatatcttCAATGCTTTTAACAAAAGATTAGCTTTCAACAAAATTACAATTTGCCATGTCAATAATTTAGTTCTGGGAGCACATGATGTAGGAATATCTTGTTAAAAGATAACTCAAGTTTTTAATGTAATGCATGGTCAGAGATAGGTTAGATACAGTGTTGTCATTGATcttaagaattggatgaaatcatcAAGTCTATTTCATATGAATtagaaaacaacttttctcacaGCTTGTTTGTTGTTGCCTGATATACTGAAGCAATTATCATTTTTTCTCTCTAGATAGCCATTTGCAGTATTTATGAGATTATTTCTAATGTACAGGTGCAGTTAAACGTCAGTATAAAAGCTTTCCTTTACAATACAACTGAAGCTTATTACAGGTGTACTTTCGTTAACGGCGTATGTAGTTTTAGCATTTTGTTTCCCAGTGGAAATGCTGTTGTCTTAACCTCTCCTGGTCCGGAAGAGGTAAGTCTATTAAGTACAGTATACTTCAACTTTTATGTGTTTTGGGCCATCGTCtaaaagaagaaaatttacagaatggAAGAGGGACAATCACTTGTAAACAGACAAACCTAAAACACAGTTGTCTTTTTCTTCAGTTCATATTTTAGAGACTGTCCCAGGGGTACCTGCACATTATTATGCTATAGATTCAGTTCTACTGCTAGAGATGAGGTTACCAATGAATAATCTGTAGAAATGTGGATTTAACAGATTTTCACCTGATAACCAGCTAAATATATTCCTTATTAATCTTAATTATGAGAAACTAACTTTTCCTTTATCATGATTTTCTTATTTCCTTCAGGATTCTCCAAGTAATGAGTGGTATGTCAAAATTTCCTATGGACCAAGATGGGCAACATATATTGTTGGCATAGGTATATTTCTGTTTTCTTTCAAAACTTTGAAATGTGGAGATCATATGTTTACTTGCTTTGCTGCCTGTAGCTGTAATGACTGTGCTTATGATGTTGGCATTCAACTTCTTCAACAAGTTCCGATGTATACGTGAAGAAAGAACGGGAGTTCAGTATGGCGAGGTGGAGCCTGCAAGAGCTCCTCTGCTTTCATATAAAGATGATGACCTCTCAAGTTGGGGCTCTTCTTATGATTCTGTCTCAAATGATGACGAGGATCTTGAAGAATTTCTAGCCTCAGGTTCCTTAGAAGGAAAACCATCAAGAGATggtgaaaatgaaaataataccCGGCGTCTTTGTGCAATTTGTTTTGATGCTCCAAGGGACTGCTTCTTCCTCCCATGTGGGCATTGCATTTCCTGTTTTGCATGCGGAACAAGGTAATTACTCATTTACCCTCCTGACCACTTTTTGTTATTTATATATCTGGAAATGGCTCTATTTTTTACTGTTCTACAACTATGGCTTTCAAACTGAGAATAACACTGTA
It encodes:
- the LOC110634820 gene encoding E3 ubiquitin-protein ligase APD2; translation: MAQAGQSSAPSSSVGRDSGATASPSVYSSVNGESSGAASSSYSGAREEVHQFGELESEQQHIGLFRRNFLDFDDASPIRDDTWSCVIVVFTFWFFVSMTLILGVYGSVSIIIGPNTSALIQTSPFFVQSVKVEEVDSNNPELILYGFYKSPSLDVVKSWTKSVNVSVPADSHKEWIYFLNKGSQINISYHVNSPSSSLFLVIAQGSEGLSEWLEDPTYPNTTLSWNVIHGSGIIHQEILKSSTYYVAAGNLNSEDVEVQLNVSIKAFLYNTTEAYYRCTFVNGVCSFSILFPSGNAVVLTSPGPEEDSPSNEWYVKISYGPRWATYIVGIAVMTVLMMLAFNFFNKFRCIREERTGVQYGEVEPARAPLLSYKDDDLSSWGSSYDSVSNDDEDLEEFLASGSLEGKPSRDGENENNTRRLCAICFDAPRDCFFLPCGHCISCFACGTRIVEAAGTCPVCHRNMKKVRKIFTV